Genomic segment of Helicobacter enhydrae:
CCACGCTCCTCCTCACGATCAACGAAACCCAAAAGCTCAAAGACACATTGCAAGAGCAAATGATCAAAGTAATGCAAAATGGTATCCAGCCCGTTGTCCTGCTTGTGGATAACAAGCTAAGGCGTCCGCTCTATGAAAAAATGGAACAATACAAAGTGGATATTGTGATTTTGAGCCATACAGAGCTTGATCCCAATGTAGAGTTTGAGATTTTGAACAAACCGATTGAAATTGATTTTAAAGGACAATAATGCAAGTCTATCACCTCTCCCATATCGATTTGGATGGATATGGTGCTCAATACATTGCCAAACATTTCTTTGGCAATATCACTTTCTTCAATGCCAACTATGGCAAAGAAATCCAAGTGCGTCTCAATGAAATCTTTGATCTCATCAAAGCCCAAAAACCTAGCAAAGCCCTTCTACTCATCACAGACCTAAATCTCACACCTGAAGAATCCATCCTCCTCCAAGATGAGATCGCTCAGCTCAAAATTCAAGGCATTGACATCACTCTCAAATTGCTAGACCACCATATCAGTGGCGAAGAAAGTGCGAAAAAATTCCATTGGTATTTTTTGGACACCTCACGCAGTGCCACCCAAATCACTTTTGACACCCTGAGCACATCTTATCCATTGCTAGATTCTTCGACTGCTGAATATCTTGCCAATCTAACCTCAATGATTAATTGCGTAGATTTGTGGAAAAAAGAGGCAAAACAATTTGAACTTGGCAAAGTGATGATGGGGATCATCGCCCAGCTCAAAGACCCGACACGCACGATGTTTGACACACAGAATCGAGCAATCAAGTTTTTTTTCCTTGACGCACTTCAAGACATCATCAATCTCCCAAATGCCGAAGTGACGCTAGATAATCAATTTTATCAACTCAAAAAACAAGCCTTTGGCGGAGATCCACTCACACAAACGATGGATAACATTTTGGCAGACTATCTTGTCACCCTATTGGAAGCAAACAAAGACAGCTATCTCATCACCTATCAAGACAAAAAAGGACTTCTCACCTATGGGCTAGGCTCAACAAGCGTGATTGGCAATCAATTCTTATGCCAAAATAGCGATTTTGATTTTTTTATCGACATCAATATGCGTGGCAATCTTAGTTTGCGTGCCAACAACCGATGCGATGTCAGCCAAATAGCAGCACAATGCTTCAATGGCGGAGGACACAAAAATGCTTCAGGTGGGAAGCTTGATAGTTTCAAAGAAAGTTTTTTCTATGAAGACATTAGAAATCAGATTCAAGAAACCTTAAAGGAGAGAGAATGAAAGACTTACAGATCGAATTGCAAGAACTTGCATTGGAGGTGATGGATATGTTGGCAGTTGCATTGCATTTTGCAGGTGCCCAAAAACAACACATCGATACTTTGATAGACTGCTATCTCAAAGAACTTGATGCCTTTGATGAGCAAACCCCTTATGGTCAAGAGCAAATGATTGCATTGATTCACAATCTCAAGGAAAAATACCCCCAATATTTTTAGGAATCCCAAATGGAATTTTTACCCTTTGCCATTTTAGCCATTTTTATTGCCCTAGCTCCGATTGTCAGTGGTATCACCAAGATTCCCATCGTGGTTGTCGAGATGCTTCTAGGAGCACTTGTCACATACTTCAATCTCTCTCCAAATATGCCATCAGTCCAGCACACTGCAGAGATTGGATTCTTGATTTTGATGTTTTTGTGTGGGCTTGAAGTGGATCTCAAAACTTTTGCCACACTCACCAAAAGCCTTTTGCGTCGCGTATTGATGTATTTTTGTTTGCTTTATGGGATCTCTATCTCTCTTGTGATATATTTCAAGCTCTCCCCTATCTACATTGCTACATTTCCGATAATGGGTGTTGGTATGATTATGACACTCGTGCGTGAATACGGCAAAGAGCAACCTTGGCTAAATCTCGCACTGAGAGTCGCCGTGCTTGGGGAACTGCTAAGTATCTGCGTGCTTGTCGTGCTAAATGGTGCCTACACCTATGGCTTGAGTCAAGAACTCTACCAAACCTTGGGGGTTTTGGTCTTGTTTTTGCTTTTTACAGCACTTGTTTTCAAATGCTTCAAAATTTTGTTTTGGTGGTTTCCATTTCTCAAAGTGATTATCATCCCAAATCAAGAGGGAGAAACTCGCGATTTACGCTTTGGTGCGATGCTCTTTTTTATCCTTATTAGCATTGTGCATCTTTTGGATTTGGAAGTTGTGCTTGGGGCATTTATCGCAGGAATGATCATCTCTACTTTCTTTGGAAGCAATCGCCAACTCCACGAGAAGCTCAATTTCATCGGGTTTGGATTTTTTGTGCCATTTTTCTTTGTCTATGTAGGCACGACTCTTGATCTCAAGGCTTTGTTTGCAGATCCAAAAATCATCAAACAAGCACTCTATATTCTAGGCACAATGATTGCGATCCGCTCTGTGTCTGCTTGGATTGCTTTTAGGAGTTATTTTAACAATGCCAAACATCTAGTTTTGTATGCCCTTAGCGATGCGATGCCTTTGACATTTTTGGTCGCCACAGCGACACTAGGACTCAATCTTGAAATCATCACACACCAAACCTACTATGCCTTTGTCCTTGCTGCGATGATTGAGGGGATTAGCTTTATGATTTTAATCAAGTTGATTTTTTATTTTTGGAAACAACCCACCACAGCAAAACGCCCTATAGACAACTAGAGCGTTTTGGGTCCCAACAAGACTCCTCCCCAAACCGCCCCTAGAGACAACCCCAAACTCAAGAGGACATACAATCCACCCAACACGCAACGCCCATTCAAAAAAAGCATCAAAACTTCATAGCTAAAGGTGCTAAATGTCGTAAAAGAGCCTAGAAATCCCACAAGGAGAGCTAGTCTCAACTCTTCAGTCTGCATACACTGCACCAAAAAGCCAAACAAAAAACTCCCTAGCACATTCACACACAACAAAGCCCACAAAGAATTCCAAGGCAGATACATCAAAACCAAATAACGCATAATCCCACCAACCGCACTGCCTAGCCCAATCCAAAAATACAACATACTAAAACTGATAGGACAAATTAAGGGCGACTTTTTTGCCCCCTTGAGAATCCTCTCCGATTTCTGGTGTCACACAGATTTGAGGCTGATAGGGAGTTGTGAATAAATAAGCATACCCCCACGCGATTAACGCACCTGCACTCACCTGCAAAATCGAATGCTTGTTTGCATACACACGCGAAGCTGCAGTCAAAGTTGCCAAAACAAGAGGAGCGATAGAAGCTTTCCACCCATAACGATAATACACAAAAGCCGCTCCTGAAAACGCTCCTGCAGAATGACCGCTTGGCATTCCTTTGAAGTCATCAAACCCCGGACGCCTCGCCCACAGCATTTTGCTTTCATTGCCATTGCGTGCTATTTTCTCATCTAGGGCTTTGATCCCCTCTGTGGTGAGTTGCGTCACCCCTGTAGCAAGTGCGAGTTGCCACAGCCCTTTCCAATCCTCAATCGCAATACTTGCCACCCCAACATACAAAGGCATTAGTTTGAAAATATCCCCAAATTGCTCAAATTTGCCTCGTGCATTCAAATGGCTCTGCAAAAGCAGACAAGCCAGAATCAAACCAACAATTCTCATTTTTCTCCTTTTGGATAGATTGTTATTTTTTTCAATCTCAAAGCATTTCCCACCACCACAAGAGAACTCATACTCATACTCAAAGCCGCAACGATAGGCAAAACATAGCCCATCATCGCCAAAGGAATCGTGATGCAATTATAGAGAACGCTAAAAGCAATATTTTGCTTGATATTCTTAAAAGTTTGGCGTGCAATGACAAAAGCACCTAGCACCAAAGACATCTTATCTTCTAGCAAAACAATATCGCTAGAATGCAGAGCTAAATCACTTTTATCAACGATACTCATCCCCACCTCACTTTGAGTGAGAGCCAAAATATCATTGATCCCATCACCAATCATTGCAATCTTTTTGCCCTCTTGACGCAAAGACTGCACGACTTCTAGCTTTTGTGTGGGCGAATGTTGAGAAAAAT
This window contains:
- a CDS encoding fluoride efflux transporter FluC — translated: MLYFWIGLGSAVGGIMRYLVLMYLPWNSLWALLCVNVLGSFLFGFLVQCMQTEELRLALLVGFLGSFTTFSTFSYEVLMLFLNGRCVLGGLYVLLSLGLSLGAVWGGVLLGPKTL
- a CDS encoding cation:proton antiporter; protein product: MEFLPFAILAIFIALAPIVSGITKIPIVVVEMLLGALVTYFNLSPNMPSVQHTAEIGFLILMFLCGLEVDLKTFATLTKSLLRRVLMYFCLLYGISISLVIYFKLSPIYIATFPIMGVGMIMTLVREYGKEQPWLNLALRVAVLGELLSICVLVVLNGAYTYGLSQELYQTLGVLVLFLLFTALVFKCFKILFWWFPFLKVIIIPNQEGETRDLRFGAMLFFILISIVHLLDLEVVLGAFIAGMIISTFFGSNRQLHEKLNFIGFGFFVPFFFVYVGTTLDLKALFADPKIIKQALYILGTMIAIRSVSAWIAFRSYFNNAKHLVLYALSDAMPLTFLVATATLGLNLEIITHQTYYAFVLAAMIEGISFMILIKLIFYFWKQPTTAKRPIDN
- a CDS encoding DHH family phosphoesterase yields the protein MQVYHLSHIDLDGYGAQYIAKHFFGNITFFNANYGKEIQVRLNEIFDLIKAQKPSKALLLITDLNLTPEESILLQDEIAQLKIQGIDITLKLLDHHISGEESAKKFHWYFLDTSRSATQITFDTLSTSYPLLDSSTAEYLANLTSMINCVDLWKKEAKQFELGKVMMGIIAQLKDPTRTMFDTQNRAIKFFFLDALQDIINLPNAEVTLDNQFYQLKKQAFGGDPLTQTMDNILADYLVTLLEANKDSYLITYQDKKGLLTYGLGSTSVIGNQFLCQNSDFDFFIDINMRGNLSLRANNRCDVSQIAAQCFNGGGHKNASGGKLDSFKESFFYEDIRNQIQETLKERE
- a CDS encoding phosphatase PAP2 family protein — protein: MRIVGLILACLLLQSHLNARGKFEQFGDIFKLMPLYVGVASIAIEDWKGLWQLALATGVTQLTTEGIKALDEKIARNGNESKMLWARRPGFDDFKGMPSGHSAGAFSGAAFVYYRYGWKASIAPLVLATLTAASRVYANKHSILQVSAGALIAWGYAYLFTTPYQPQICVTPEIGEDSQGGKKVALNLSYQF